In the Dermochelys coriacea isolate rDerCor1 chromosome 23, rDerCor1.pri.v4, whole genome shotgun sequence genome, TTTTCCTCTCCCCGCATTCTGGGCCTTGCCCAGCTTCCAGCAACAGCCAGAGCAAccccaaggctgctctaactcacaTACTCACTGGGTCATGGGGAGCAGAGAAATGGGCATAGCACAGCgtgctccagccagggccatTTATGCTGCACAGAGCAGCTCAAGTGTAATTATCCAAAGGAATGTCAAGAGGCCTCTTGATCctggtctataagtacctacacaggcGGCAGATTTCTGTGAGCAGCGGGCTCGGTAACCAGCAGACAAAGGCTGACATAGAtctggacaaattcagacagggaacaagatgcaaatttttaaacAGAGAGGGAATTAACCCTAGGAACTACTGACCCAGGGACATGGGGAGTAATCTCCATCACtagagtctttaaatcaagattggatgccatTTAATCCACTCTAGCTCGACCACAAGATAGGGGCTGGATGTAGGAACGGCTGGGTGGGACGCTCTGGCCTGTATAGCCCCACTCACGCACCAGGACTCATTTGTGCAAGGCATATTAGGTGTACTATGGTAGCGGcaaggagccccagccatggacaaGGTCCCCATCATGCCAGGCGCTGCATAAAACACcaaaaagagacagtcccttctggccacaGACTATGAGAACTGAGCAATTTCCCCTTCATGCACACTTGTGAATCTCCAAGCTAGAATCCAGCCCGAGACACCCACAGACCTTCCCGTCTGCCCCATTTCACCCTAGAGGAGGGGACCAAAGGGAGCCGAGACCACTGTAGGTCTATAGGGTTCAGGGTGACGCCTGCCTTCCTGGGAGACGTCAGACAAGACAGGGAGTCCCCTGCAGTGCAGGAAAGGCTAATCGATCTCTCATACTTCTAGAGCAGGATACACCTTACACGCCCCTAGGCGTGCCAGCTTCAGCACCTCCCCCATGCCAACAGCTGCCCTTCATGTGCCacagttttagagaggtaaggcACCCCTAGAATGCTGGCACCCCTAGGCACGTCTACTTTGCCTAACTGGAAATATGGCCCTGTTGATAGTGCCCACCACTGTATGAGCCAAGGGTCTTACAActcctctgtgaggtagggcagtggcATTACCCCGCCAGtatgcaggtggggaaactgaggcccagggcagctaagtgacttggcccaggtcacacaggaaggcagtggcagagctagcaCTTGAACTCAGGTTTGCCGAGCCCAAGGGTAGTGCCCTGACCCCTGGGCCAGCCCTCCTTCCTGCCAGAGCTGGTTCTGCTGcatccacagagcaggggaagaGTCTGCAATCAAGGATATCCCTCCGCTGTCTCTTCAACCCCTGCTGGCTGCACCGAGACAAGAGGAGAGGCCGTGGTGGCCCTGCGCTCATCCATTCCAGCCCCGGGGCGCAGTGTTTTCCCCACAGCGAGCAGCACGCTCCAGCGTGTCACGCAACGGCCTTCACACCTGAGTGCAGGAGAACCGAGGGGGTGCAGTGCACAGATGGGCCAACACATGTTCTTAGCCACTCACCTCCATAGGTATTAAGAAAGTGGGAGTCGTGCGATAAAGGCCAGATTCCCAGGGGGATGAAAATCCACATGGACACCAATGGAGCAATGGCCTGttcacagcagctggggatctggctcctCCATACCTGGCTCTCAGAGCAGCCCAGCGCTTCAAGTAAGTTTGTGAATGAAGCCTCATAACCTCCCCAGGAGATGGATGAATGACAtttctccccattttactgacggggaaattgaggcatgcaGCAAAGATGCGACTCATCCAATGCTCAAGAGCGAGTCAGTGGCAGGgcaggcatagaacccaggcgtcctgactcctgGGCTTTGAGCATGCTCTCTTCTCAGACCTGGGATTATAGATCCCAGGGTGCTGGACTCCCAGCCCCTTCTGCTCTAACcacgagaccccactcccctcccagagtccggaatagaacccaggactcctagCTCCCAAGACTGTGCCAGAAGCTCAGAATCATCTAAATATCATTAGCCTCCAGCCTCTGATTCTCCTGGTATTCCTGGTTTTTGTGGTGGATTCCTCACTGGGCCCCAGGTATCCACCTCCCATCCATCTGGAGGCGCTCCAAGCCCCTGCTGAGTACAGGCTACTCCATACTCCAGTTCCCCATCGGCTCCAGCTTAGAAAGCGCATCACTGATGGGAGCTGGATTAACAAGCCCTTAGCTCCAGCAGTTAATGGCCAATCCCTCCCCTCATCAAATGCACGGTTTCACCTACCACGCACCCaagggctacagcagggacggaGAGCGCAGCTGTGaacggggggcaggggcagcggctGGCTCAGCCGAGATCTCAGTCCGGGGAAATGGGCTCAGCGGCACAAGAGAATTCAGAAGCAGAAATGTAACAGATCCCtcaaacagcagcaaggagcccCCAGCGAGGTGGAATGACCCACCCCTGCCTTTATTAGAGTTTATCGGTTTAAATGAATGTGTTCGAACATAGGTAGGAGCAGGCGAGCCTGCCACACTGGGGTGCTCAGGGTGCTTTACCAACGGATAGCAACCCCTGCCCACATCCCATccagggaaactaaggcactgggaggtggagggagagTCCCTTAAGGTCACATGGTGAGGCAGCAGCAAAAGTGGGGAGTAGGCAGCCAGGTTTTCTGGCTTCCTATCCCCTGCTCTAGCAATTagaacccactcccctcccagagccaggaatagaacccaggagtcctgatactCTGGCCTctcgctctaaccactagaccacactgcatcCTGTCCAAGGCTCTGCGCCTTTGTACAGATGACCCCAGAGgctgctcttctcttccccgGCAGGCGAGATGCTCTAGGGCTTGGCTCTTCCCACTCTCCCAGCGTGCCGCAGGACGGGGTCTCTGCAGCCTTCCACATCTGGGCCTCCCTACCCCCTCGTTGATTGCGCATTTCACAGCGCCGTTCTCAGGCaagagcctgggagggagggaagcaaaCTTCTCCCCTCACTTCCCCCTGCCCAGGAAAATGGCAGTTTTCAGCACCTTGGGGACATGGCGGATGGTGAGCGACACCCGGGTTCCCCGGCGCAGCTCGTCCCCGAGCACCATGCTGCAGGCCGCCACGTTGGCCACTTTCTCTGTGATGGCGTCAGAAGCAGCGGGTCGGATCCCGTGCAGGTAACGGACGTACATGTCCTCCCGCAGGACCAGGAGGCTGCacggctccagcagcagggacaggaagtGGCGCTGCTCCTCTGTCTGGGGCGTGGGGACCTGGGAAAGGACAGCGGTGCACGTTCAGAACAAAACCTGgccctttctgctgctgcttccatgggaggatctcaaagcacctgaaGGATGTTAGTTGTTTAAGCCACacaaccccccctcctcccccggatGTTGACAGCTTCttccagatggggaaatggaggcacaggcaGGGCTTTGCCTAAGACCACACAGCGAGTcagcagcaggactggggaacagaacccaggagtcccgattCTCAGGCCcaccccagctctaaccactagagcccACTCTTCCCTCCAAAGCCCCAACATGTTCTAACTAGTACACatcactgccctcccagagctagggatagaaccTATGTccatgtggacaaactggagaaagtccagagaagagcaacaaaaatgattcaaggtccagaaaacatgacctgtgagggaagactgaaaaaactgagtttgtttagtctggaaaagagaagactgagaggagacaggataacaattttcaagtacataaaaggttgttacaaggaagagggagaaaaattgttctaaaCCTCTGACGACagagcaagaagcaatgggcttaaattgcagcaagggaggtttaggttggtgtcagggtggtgaagcactggaataaattgcctagggaggttgtcgaatctccatcattggagatttttaagagcaggttggacaaacacctgtcagggatggtctaaataatacttagccctgcaatgagtgcaggggactgaactagatgacctctcgaggttcttCCCAGTCCTGTGAGTCTATGATAAAGTGGGCAGGGGGGTGCATGCGTGCGCACCTATAAGTGCGAGAGAGAAGGAATagggatgtgtatgtgtgtactgCTGTAGTAGTTTCTAAGCTGGATGAGTTAAATTAAAGCATGACAAAATCCACGTGCagaccagccctgcccctgcttaGCTTCGTGCACATCAGGAATGCCACAGCAGGGAACACGACTGGGATTATTGGTTTCCCTGTAGCGCCTCCGGCAGATTTTTTAAAGCTGACTAAGAGATCTGGCCCTCAGATTAAAATGAGCAGAAATTGGTTACCCCAATCCGCCGATTGGGCTCCACTGCCCGTGGTACTGAACACACAGAGTGAAAAAAATGTCTCTGTCCAGCTCAGGTACTTAGATACCACAACGATGGGCACCAGCTGAGCGCCTCACAGTCTgaaatgtatttaccctcacaacccTCTACAGGAAGCAGGGGAGTTCTACTGGGGCGGGGCGGCCTTTCTGTTCCAGGTTTGAACAGCTCCCAGTACAATGGGGGtttctggtccaggactgggactcctaggcactactgtaattcACCTATtagcaataaaaatgtacagctcCCGGCACAACgagaaccaaagggaaaaaaaaaccaatcagTTATTCACTGGGCTCTGTTTGCAATTCCTTCTGTGCTCACCTGCTCGCTATCCGCATGCTGCCCCTTACTGACGGGATGGTAGAAGTCCAGCAGCGTGTGAGATCCCAGGCTGATGGTGGTGACCGTGGGGAAGTACAGAGGTCCATCTTCATGAGGCTAGAAGGAACCAGGATGTCAGACTAAAAAGGGaaggagcacacacacacacacactcccccagctctcctctcCGTTACCCAGCATGAAACGCCAGGAAGACATGGCTCTACACACAGAAGACACCTGCTGCTGAGCAGATGCCTCTCTGACGTTGCCAACCTTCGTAGCCAGCGCACATGGCAAAGCCAGGAGCGTGCGCGGGGAGTACATGCCCTAGGCTCGCATGTCACTGGTACGCCACACCCAAGATACAAGCACGGCTGGCGAAGCAATCTGCTCTCTCGAAGCAAGATCGGGGCTATCGAAAGGTGCTGGGATTAAGAGAAGACATTGgtagccaggagtcctgacacacAGCccagccactagaccccactcttctcccagagcaggggacagaacccaaaagtcctgactcccatccccctcccatgctctaatcactagacccaactcctttcccagagccagggatagaacccaggaatcccaaCTCCCAGGCCACCCCCGCGCTAACCACCACTCTCCTGGGAAAACCTAGTCTTGGCTATCTAGACTCCGCCCTGCTGAAATTTGCAGCCAGCAGGATTTGCCCCCATAGACACGCCTCTGATCAGGTCAGGATCTGCGTCTGGCCCTCCTCATTTGCCCCCAAGTGCAGGAACTACCCTGAGGTTGAGTAACGAAGCAGCCGGCCCATGGGTAGTTACCATGATCCCCTGCCTGGGGAGGTACTCATTCACCAGCACATGGTTCGCCAGCTTCCCGCCAAACACTCCAAGGGAGGAGATCTTCTCGGCATAGCTCTGCAGCCAGGGGGGCAGCTTCTCCAGTACCATCCCTTTTGGGTGGGGCAGCCCTCCTGGGAGGCAGAGAATACAGAAAGAAGCTGGCGATGAAAGAGATCCAGCTGGTCCCATCTCGCTCAGAGCGCTGGGAGATCCATGGTTGAAAAGCACTGAGCTGGATCAaccagcatggggcatggttgactggagggaggcttctctgctccttgaagttttgaaccatgatttaaggacttcaatagctcagacatgggtgaggtttttcataggagtgggtgggtgacattctgtggcctgcgctgtgcaggaggtcggactagatgatcagaatggtcccttctgaccttagtctctatgaatctataacccCTACAGGCCATTCTCCAGGGGTTCAACCAGGCTTGGTTTAAGCACCATACCGTCCTAagcaattcctctccctccttcgcACCTGCAACCAGCAAatccctagatctcaaagcactttacaatttgcagatggggaaactgaggcacagaggcgcAAAGTGACCTGCCCACGGTCACCCAGCTGGCcagaggcactgtacaaacccagaacaaaaagacagtccctgcctcaaggagctGACAAGTTAAGTAATATCCCTTGGTGCGCTCACCCCAGATCTGACTCTCAGCTCCCTGGTCTAGTCACATTTAGGGGTGTATAtgcagcagccccccccatcaTTATATCCTCTTTGATGCTACATCCCACAGCAAACACCCACATGACTGGCTGCTCTTCAGTCATTGCTGCTTCCCATGGAGGGCTGCGGATCATTTCCCACCACCCTCCGGAGGTGCTTTTGCCTGGAAGCTGATTAAACCCCGGACACACGGTGAAGTCGATAGGGACGGATGCATGCCGGAGACATCTTTGGAGAACCACCGGTGGAGGAATCTGGGTCATGGAGTCCCAGGGAGGACCTGGGCTTAGCTCCCACCTGTGACTAATCAAGCCCCATTTACACGAGGAGAAGTTTCTGCAGGAGATCCAGATTCAGCCACACCAGTTACAGGAAAGACCTGACTGGGAAAAGCAATGGTCCAGACATCAGCAAAAGCCTGAGACCTTAGGAGGGGCCTGGGTTACCTGACTTGACCTATGTCGAGCTGCCCTTGAACAATAAACATGTCCTTGGGGAAAGGAACTGAAAACAAAcactgctgaggagctggcctggggccTTGCATgagagtggggaaactgaggcagggtctGGCACTGGTTTTGGGGAGATCTTGTCTCCTCaatcctgcagccagccagcccaggTCACTCACCAGTCAAATGacattccttccctccctgatGCAGGCTGCTCTGCGTGGCTTCTAAAGGACAAAGCTGACACATACGGATCCTGCGCTGAGCCTAGACTAGACCATCAGCAGGAGCGAATTCCCCAGTTCCATGCACTAACTGGTCCCTggtgcagtggggggggtggATCACCTGGGAGCCACAAACCTGAGCGCCAGCGATGGGGCCGGAGAGAACTcaccccagttctgcagctttcTTCCAGACAGCTGGGTCCACTTGGGCTTGGGGGCAGCATAAACCTGAGGGGATGAACGCAGGGAAGGGATGAGATGCGGGAAAGCTTTGCTTGAGAGGGGAAGAACATTACAGAGAAACAGTAAAAGAGGCACAAAagctctgatcttggttgggacctCAAGGTGCTCCCATAACACGAATCATGAACTTAAGATCCCTACTGGTCCTACTACATTGAAGGGGGAGTGTCATGCGGATTCCAGATCTACAAAAGCTGGGTCCGTCTGTGCACTCGGGGTCTGGGACCGAGATCTCCGTTGCAGAGAAGTGAAGTCAACGGACAAACTGCCCAGCTTTTATCCGAGTCAGGCAGGAAATTCTTGGAAATCCGCCAAGCGCTGCACTCGCTTCTCATGCCATGAGAATAATAAACCCAAATGAAAATCTCACATACCTGGTGCAGCAGATAGGTCTCCTCCGACTCAGAGATGAAGTTTGGAATATAATAGACAGTTGGTGGAACCTGTAATTAAGACATactaataccaccaccaccagctattcatcagtagatctctaaagcactttacaaagggggtCAGTATCATTGTGttcattttacagactgggaaactgaggcacagaaaggggacatgatttgctcaaggtcaccctgCAGGCCAGTGGCCAAGCCAGGAACAAAAGCTCCAGTGCAGTGCTCTATCCAAGCCATATGCCACCCCTGCAAAACTCTATGCAATGAGTCTGCTGGGTCTCAGCAGGACAGGTGCCCCTTACACAAAACCACCCGTAGGCTCCATGCTAATTGCCCTTCCACTCCCCACACCCATCCCAAAGGTGTGGGCCATGTCAGCAGAGAACCCAATGGCTGAACGCACCTCTCAGCCTGAGGGCCTCCCTCCATGGCAAGGCAAGTGAGAAGCTTAACGTTATTACATCTATGACAGCAGTATCCAGAGGCACCAGCCGAGATCagggccaggtgctgcccagacataGTAActgagacacagtccctgcccgaAAGAGCTCTCAGACTAAATGGAccgggagtggggtggggattaTTATTTCCGTGTTATAGATGGgaatgtggggcagggagagatgaAGCGACTTGCATAAGATCCCATAGGGAGTCTGTGACAGCAGGGAATAGACCCCGTCTCCAGAGCACTAGTTTAACACTTTAGTcactaggccaggggttctcactttttttttttcctggaacccCCTCTGAAAATATCTCAGGCTCTGACAATgcccccataccatgccaccaTTACCTCTGTGCCGATTCTGGTGGTGGAACTGCCTTCAGAGCCGGAtgtctggccagcagccactgctctctgcctgcccagctctgaaggcagcgcagaagtaaggtggCAATACCGTCACCCCCCTACAATAGGCCTGtggacccccttttgggtcaaaATCCCCACTGCACTAGGCCATCCTGGTCTGTTATATCCACCTGTCGTCTCTGcaatcccagcccagccctccacTCCAAGGCCACCCTTCTTTTCTTGCCCCACTGCCGGCCTACAGATTGATTTTCAGGTCCGTAGCTGTACAGACGCATCCGATACACCGCAATTCACGCAGGAATTGAAGGAGATCATCAAATCCCTCCCCAAACAATTCCAAAAGAAACTTGATAATCTCATCCCCCACAAACCTGCCCCACGGATCTTTTAcgtgcttcccaagatacacaaacaagggaacccaggcaggcCTGTTGTACCTGGCCATGGCACGCTTACCAAAGGAATAACTGAattcatagaaaccatcctcaagcCCAGAGTTTCTcacatgtggccaccaggggttTTTCCTGCAGCAACAACAGCCTCctggggatgagggagggggTCAAAGCAGCGCCCCTTCCCTGCAGCGCCCAGGGGCTCCAACGGCAGGCTTCAGCCCCCTCTTCAGCTGGAGGCTCTGGGCTTCAATCCCCCAGGGTGACGGACCCTATGCTTCAACTCTGGGGCACTAggttctgggcttcagccccccaggatggcagggctctgggcttccccACCCCAATCCAACCACGGGGCTCcggctctgggcttcagcaggGCCGGCCTTCCTGGGCACcatggtcaagaggcaaggagcgGACGTGAGCCCGGGATGTGAGGCTGCAGAAGGGAGCCCAGGGCAACTGGGCGGGGTGGGGCCCAGGGCACGATGGAGAGCctgaggggaggcagtgggggccagaggtgatgggtggggggccaggggaggcaggaGCTAGGGGCACCAAAATCGAACTGTATGTTATTTTTATGATTTAGTCTGCAAAATAAACCCACCCTATGTAAATAAATGATAATATTTGGACTTGTttatgtgcatatttgtttttcctaaagtattttaggaaaatttgtcagagcagccaccagcaagacttggtggccacactctgaggccatcCAAAAATTTGTTGCGAGGACCCTAGCCAGTCACCACAAAggaccagcttcctccaggacacaaccgacttcctccagaaactccacaGCATTAGCCACCACCCTCAGAACAACATCCTTGCCAACTTGGGTGTCACCTCCCTCCACACTAACATCCCTCACAACGACAGCATGGCCacctgcctcaaatatctacaagacagACAACAGACAACACTGGGATACTCACCCCAATCGCCAAACTCATCCACATCATCCTCACTCTTAACCATTTTACATTCAACACCACTTTGTCCAGACCATGGGAAGAGCTCTGgatactaggatggctccccagtaTGCCAATGTCTTCATGGGCCACCGTGAGGAAGATTTTCTGGACAAAGGCACCACAAAACCAACGATGTACCTGTGACACAtcaatattttcatcctctggacagatgacctgACCTCTCACATAGATTTCCATCACAACTTCAACCACCACTCACAACCATCAAACTGTAGAACACTCCTGCACCAGTGTCAACTTCCCAAATGCCACGATCCGCTTCAACAacggaaccctacagacaaccgTCTATTCTACAAGAAACCCACGAATCAACACATTtgccttcacagatccagtaagaaccccaaacacaccaagaaatctgttctcTCTGTAGTGAGGCACTCCGATACCACAGAATAaactccaaggagaaagtccaggatacacactttaacacacttaaaaccacctgCACCGAACAAGGACACTCCGCCAGAGAAGTAGATCGTATcctggaacaggccacccaaatatcccaagagaacctgcttcaatacagaacaAAACCCCCTCCAACTCTACTCCCTTAGTAGGGTGACCAGGatgacagtcctgatatttggggctttttttatatgggctcctattacccccccaccaccccgtcccaatttttcacatttgctatctggtcaccttactccTTAGTTGTTACCTACCGGCCCATACTGGAACCCCTACAGGGCACCATTAAACAATTCCAACCTATACTCGGCCAAGATTTCTTTCAGGTTGTGATCCCTGTCAAATCCCCTCTTCTGGCTTTCACACCAACCTTGCtcagctcatcatcagaagcatgTTCCCCccagaccaggacccaccaactcaaagcgtCACCAGACCATACCAGGACAACAGATGCGAAACCTGCAGGCACATCTCCACTGCTATAATGCTCAataacccctcccaccccacacacacctttcaaGACCCATGGTTCTTACACATGCCCCAACAACTAAGTGAGTAAAACCAGACAATCTCAACTCTCTCAAATGAATGTTAGGGTTTTGCACCAGTGCATAACAACCAGATAAAACCCCCAGTTTCCCCTATTGCCACTTCCCAGCAACATTCACAGCCCGGTGACCTGCTCTAAACGGAACGTCTCCAGCGCGAGTATCTTGGCACATGGCTCCTCCATCTCAAAGAAGGGGCCTGTGATGGCTGGAAGGTCCAGTCTTCTGGGTCCCCCTCCTGGAACCATTGCAGATCCATGGAAAGGAAGCAAAGGAAGCACCATTAGCTACCTGAGAGCTAGCCAAACTCACACTGCAAACAGAGGCGAGACCATCAGGGTCTCCAAGTTGCAGGGAGAGCTCCAACAGGAACAGCTGGCACTCTgcaacagtggctctcaaccaggggtactcATACCCCTACCCCTGGGGGTgtacagagatcttccagggggtacatcaactaatctggatcagtgtttctcaacctggcaGTCATGCCCCCCCACAAAGGGTCACAGGGCAGGGTTTAGCAGTGTTGCAAGTGCACAGCTGGCAtaagggggtggcaagcaggacAACTGCCTAGGGCCCTATGCCACACGGAGCTTGTAAAGTTATATTACATACTTCAGCCTCCGGGCAGCGCAGCTCAGGCTTGAGCCTCAGGTGGCGGGGCTTGGGCttgactcctgaaaggggtacaatagtctggaaaggttgagaaccactgatctacagcaCACACGGGCCTTAGTATCGTGAATGGACCAGCCCTTGC is a window encoding:
- the ALKBH6 gene encoding alpha-ketoglutarate-dependent dioxygenase alkB homolog 6 isoform X1, with amino-acid sequence MVLPLLPFHGSAMVPGGGPRRLDLPAITGPFFEMEEPCAKILALETFRLEQVPPTVYYIPNFISESEETYLLHQVYAAPKPKWTQLSGRKLQNWGGLPHPKGMVLEKLPPWLQSYAEKISSLGVFGGKLANHVLVNEYLPRQGIMPHEDGPLYFPTVTTISLGSHTLLDFYHPVSKGQHADSEQVPTPQTEEQRHFLSLLLEPCSLLVLREDMYVRYLHGIRPAASDAITEKVANVAACSMVLGDELRRGTRVSLTIRHVPKVLKTAIFLGRGK
- the ALKBH6 gene encoding alpha-ketoglutarate-dependent dioxygenase alkB homolog 6 isoform X2 translates to MEEPCAKILALETFRLEQVPPTVYYIPNFISESEETYLLHQVYAAPKPKWTQLSGRKLQNWGGLPHPKGMVLEKLPPWLQSYAEKISSLGVFGGKLANHVLVNEYLPRQGIMPHEDGPLYFPTVTTISLGSHTLLDFYHPVSKGQHADSEQVPTPQTEEQRHFLSLLLEPCSLLVLREDMYVRYLHGIRPAASDAITEKVANVAACSMVLGDELRRGTRVSLTIRHVPKVLKTAIFLGRGK